The sequence GTGGGCGCGATAATGAGATATTCTTTACTTCATCAAGAAAAGCTGCAACCGGTAAAAAGGAAAGCATGATTACCGGGCAAAAATACACCGATATTTTCAGGGCAACTTTCGGAATACAACGTCAAAAGTGGGAGCAGCCCAAGTTGTTGGATGAAAATATGATAATAAACACCGGTGATGAGGAAGGTGCCGTTTCTTTGAACTCTACCGGCGAACAAATGATATTTACACGTTGCAGGTATGATAAGGCGCAACCACTGGGAGCTGAGTTGTATTCCACTTCACAATCTCGTGGTTCCTGGTCGGGACCAATAAAGTTGCAGATTGTTGGAGATAGCATAATTGCAGCACATCCGGCATTAAGTCCTGATGGTAGTGAAATATATTTCGTTTCGGATATGCCGGGAGGTCAAGGCGGCAAAGATATTTGGAAAGCAACAGTAGACGGAGGATCGTTTGGACGACCTGTTAATCTTGGCCCGATTATTAATACAGCCGGCGATGAAATGTTTCCATTTATCAGAGATAACGGAGAGCTTTATTTTGCCTCCAATGGCCACATCGGGCAGGGTGGACTGGACTTGTTTCAGGCCTATAAGAATGAAGACGATATCTGGATAGTAGAGAATATGGGATCGCCAATGAATTCGCCTTCCGACGATTTTGGAATTGCATTTGTTAATGGCGAAAACAAAGGAATGTTTACCTCAAATCGTAAAGGATCTCGTGGCGATGATATTTATAGTTTCGTAGTACCACCAAAGGTTTATGAAATAGAAATTGATGTTTACAATAAAGAAACGGCATCACATCTCGACGGATCGACAATGCGTATTATTGGCACTGATGGAACAAACCTAAAAGTACGTGCGCGCGGCGGAAAATTTAAAATGAAACTAAAAGCAGAAACAGAATATGTTTTTGCAGCTTTTAAAGACGGATACCTTCGTGATAAAGCGGCAGTAAATACTATTGGACTTGATGATAGTAAAGATTTCCGTTTCGATATGTTCCTAACGCCAACCGATGCGCCAATTAGAGTGGATAACATAAATTATGAGTTTGGTAGCTGGGAATTGCTGGAAAGCTCGAAAGTTGCGCTCGATACTTTGGTTCAGATTCTTGTTTTCAACCCAACAATTACGATTGAGCTGATGGCTCATACCGACCACGTTGGTAGTGATCAGTTTAACTTCGACTTGTCGCAGAAACGTGCACAAAGCGTGGTAGATTATTTGATTGAGAAGGGAATAAATCCTGACCGTTTGGTCGCAAAAGGTTATGGAGAAACCTGGCCAAAAACGGTAAATCGGAAACTGGCGGATCAATATGATTTCTTAAAACGGGGAGATGAACTTACTGAAGAGTTTATCCTGCAACTGCCCGAAGCGCAGCAGGAAATTGCCCGAAGCATAAACCGACGTACAGAATTCAGGGTATTATCAACCGATTTTATCGAGAAATTTGATGCAGAACCGGAAGGTTAGTCGTTTTTATCCGGATTAGTTATTGTGTCAATTGGTGGCATCTTCACTTTTTGTGTTGAGTAGTAATCTGTTTGGTGTTTTTTCCGTCTTTTGCGTTTTTGTACCGCATTATCAATTAATTGTATCGGAAGTCCCAGTATAGGTAAAAAACTTACCGAACCGGCTTCGGTTCGCATGAGTCGGTTGTGTTCTGTCATTATTGTCGTAGTCGGATCGCTTTCGGGTTTGATTTTGTTGTATTTCAGAGGCTTGTATTCATCTAAAAACTGAAGGTTTTCCTGAGCACGTTTTATATCGGTTGTTTTATCCGGACTAACGATCACCTCGGGTATTTGAACATCTTCAGAATCAAGTATAACCTGGGGATTTTGAAGTAATTCGTATACATGTACTGATTTTCTGAAGTAGGAAATATGTGAGAAGATTAAAGAATCCTGCGGGCTTACAGTTACGCTAAAAACACCGTTTGCCCTGGTAATATCTTTTTCTAATGTTCTTGGATT comes from uncultured Draconibacterium sp. and encodes:
- a CDS encoding OmpA family protein: MKQVKLAVFFIIIVILSGCSSAKHGRDALLSQDIGEYYKAIEKYRKARKKEKSRQKRIEYAYNLAECYRAIGLYDYAAQNYKFAIRLGYDNTEALLHYAEMLRITQDYEEAYETYRTYLDSVPGDERALDGVEAMRKTQEWVANPTRHIINPIKELNSRESDYSPVFVGGRDNEIFFTSSRKAATGKKESMITGQKYTDIFRATFGIQRQKWEQPKLLDENMIINTGDEEGAVSLNSTGEQMIFTRCRYDKAQPLGAELYSTSQSRGSWSGPIKLQIVGDSIIAAHPALSPDGSEIYFVSDMPGGQGGKDIWKATVDGGSFGRPVNLGPIINTAGDEMFPFIRDNGELYFASNGHIGQGGLDLFQAYKNEDDIWIVENMGSPMNSPSDDFGIAFVNGENKGMFTSNRKGSRGDDIYSFVVPPKVYEIEIDVYNKETASHLDGSTMRIIGTDGTNLKVRARGGKFKMKLKAETEYVFAAFKDGYLRDKAAVNTIGLDDSKDFRFDMFLTPTDAPIRVDNINYEFGSWELLESSKVALDTLVQILVFNPTITIELMAHTDHVGSDQFNFDLSQKRAQSVVDYLIEKGINPDRLVAKGYGETWPKTVNRKLADQYDFLKRGDELTEEFILQLPEAQQEIARSINRRTEFRVLSTDFIEKFDAEPEG